The following are encoded in a window of Jeotgalibacillus aurantiacus genomic DNA:
- the rplI gene encoding 50S ribosomal protein L9, which produces MKVIFLKDVKGKGKKGEVKNVADGYAHNFLLKNNLAVEANNANLSQVSAQKKKQEKEAQQELEEAKKLKETVEALTVELKAKSGEGGRLFGSITSKQIAEELKKRHNIKVDKRKIEMDDAIRSLGYTNVPVKLHNEVTATLKVHVTKE; this is translated from the coding sequence ATGAAAGTTATTTTCTTAAAAGATGTTAAAGGTAAAGGTAAAAAAGGCGAAGTGAAAAATGTAGCAGACGGCTACGCACACAACTTTCTCCTGAAAAATAACCTGGCTGTTGAAGCCAACAATGCGAACCTGAGCCAGGTAAGCGCGCAGAAGAAAAAGCAGGAAAAAGAGGCACAGCAGGAGCTTGAAGAAGCGAAAAAGCTGAAGGAAACAGTGGAAGCCCTGACGGTTGAACTGAAAGCAAAATCCGGAGAAGGCGGCCGCCTGTTCGGCTCCATCACGTCCAAGCAAATCGCTGAAGAACTGAAAAAGCGCCACAACATTAAAGTCGATAAGCGCAAAATCGAAATGGACGATGCTATTCGTTCACTTGGCTACACAAACGTGCCAGTCAAGCTGCACAACGAAGTGACAGCAACGCTTAAAGTGCACGTAACAAAAGAATAA